A genomic region of Chelonia mydas isolate rCheMyd1 chromosome 9, rCheMyd1.pri.v2, whole genome shotgun sequence contains the following coding sequences:
- the PRRG3 gene encoding transmembrane gamma-carboxyglutamic acid protein 3 → MAMFLGAKNAHSVLKRFPRANSFLEEFRQGTIERECIEEICSYEEVKEVFENKEKTMEFWKGYTNSVYSVKDPGQGTERSDAMYVVVPLLGVALLIVIALFIIWRCQLQKATRHRPSYAQNRYLASRAGRSLPRVMVYRETSHSQGDGQSQREPGSRVPADGRAGGSSQLDGTLYPPEHSVSVLSRLSSATPPPSYEEVTGHPESSSGEETSVSYNDPPPKYEEIVGVAPALGK, encoded by the exons TGTTCCTGGGGGCCAAGAATGCCCACTCGGTTCTCAAACGCTTCCCCCGGGCCAACAGCTTCCTGGAGGAGTTCCGCCAGGGCACCATCGAGCGAGAGTGCATCGAGGAGATCTGCAGCTATGAGGAGGTCAAGGAGGTGTTTGAGAACAAGGAGAAAACG ATGGAGTTCTGGAAAGGATACACCAACTCTGTCTACTCCGTCAAGGACCCCGGGCAGGGCACAGAGCGCTCAGATGCCATGTATGTGGTGGTGCCTCTCCTGGGAGTGGCTCTGCTCATAGTCATTGCCCTGTTCATCATCTGGAGGTGTCAGCTGCAGAAAGCCACGCGCCACCGTCCCTCGTACGCCCAGAACCGCTACCTGGCCAGCCGAGCGGGCCGCAGCCTCCCCAGGGTCATGGTGTACCGAGAGACATCTCACAGCCAGGGGGATGGCCAGTCCCAGCGTGAGCCAGGCAGCAGGGTGCCTGCTGATGGCAGAGCAggaggcagctcccagctggaTGGCACTCTTTACCCGCCGGAGCATTCCGTCTCAGTCCTCTCCAGACTGTCTAGCgccaccccgcccccttcctaCGAGGAGGTGACCGGGCACCCGGAGAGCAGCAGTGGCGAGGAAACCAGCGTCTCCTACAATGACCCACCGCCCAAATATGAAGAGATAGTGGGAGTGGCCCCTGCCTTGGGCAAGTAG